The window gtcacccaggcttgagtgcagtggcacgatctcagctcactgcaacctctgcctcccaggttcaagcgattctcctgcctcagcctcccaagtagttgggattacaggcatgtgccaccatgcccggctaatttttgtattggccaggctggccttgaactcctgacctcaggtcatccattcacctcagcctcccaaattgctgggattacaggcatgagccaccgtgcctggccagtattttgccaaaatttaaaataaataaattttctttttttttttttcaggtttgtgcTCAGACTCTATTCTAAACAGTCACATGGCAGCTTACTCTTCTCCAGGCCTTGCTGCCGGcttttacatgtttattatatttgTGTTCTTGTCATCTGCTTGGTAGATGGCAGCTTCCAGGTGCTCCTAAGGGGCCAGGAAAGAGAGTGAGAAGGCACCGAGTTTGCCAGGTCGTCCCCctcagggccccaccctcatcaACTCCCTCAGCTGGGTCTCCTGCAACTATTGGTGGGCCATCTCAGCCACCGCTTCGCCCTGAGcttcctgctgctgcagctgggCAGTGCCTCCTTCCCAGAGGCCAGCTGCTGATAGGCGGCCACGTACTGCTGCAGGTGACCCCGGTAGTGGTCTTGCTGCTGCTGCAGACTCTGAGCCTCTTGGCTCTTCAGCTCCACCTGCAGGATAGGCGTCAGGGTAGGTAGTCGCTGGCTTCCAGATTCTGGGCCCATAAACAGGGTGGCAAGGGCACTGCGGGGCTCTGTCGCCTGCTCAggcccctggccctggccccttcctccaggcCTAAGTGACTGCCTCCCTTGCCTAGAGGCCcatgcctccctccccagcctcaaaTCTCACACCCTTCTTCCCACCACTTAAACTGTAGGCCGCAGACTGGTGGAAAAGCAGAGGGAGCCAACCACCATCTGCTAAGTTGTGGTGAGGTCGTTCTGTATGATCTCCAGGGTTTGCACACACCTCTGCCTGCTCCCCCCAAGAGCTCCGCCTTctgccccagcttccccagcctctcctccagctcctgcagCCTCACCTCCTGTTCctgcatcttctcctcctgctgccACAGCCTCACTTCCTGCTCccgcatcttctcctcctgcctctgcatcttctcctcctgttcctgcatcttctcctcctgttcccacatcttctcctcctgcctccacatcttctcctcctgctcccatatcttctcttcctgcttgagcagcttctcctgcctccacgtcttctcctcctgctcctggatcttctcctcctgcctctgtatcttctcctcctgctcctgcatcttttcctcctcctcctgcattTTCTCCTCCACCTCCCGCAGCTTCTCCTCCTGATCTTGCATCATCTCCTCCAGCtcccgtatcttctcctcctgcctccacatctcctcctcctgctcccgtatcttctcATCCTGCTCGCGCATcttcttctcctgcctccacatcttctcctgcctcttctcctcctgctcccgtatcttctcctcctgcctccacatctcctcctcctgctcctgtaTCTTCTCATcctgctcccgtatcttctcctcctgcctccacatcttctcctcctgctcccgtatcttctcttcctgctcccgtatcttctcctcctgcctccacatcttgtcctcctgctcccgtatcttctcttcctgctcatgcatcttctcctcctgcctccacatcttctcctcctgctcccttaTCTTCAGCTCCTGCTCACACAtcttctcttcctgctcctgtatcttctcctcctgcctccacatcttCTCCTCTT is drawn from Homo sapiens chromosome 15, GRCh38.p14 Primary Assembly and contains these coding sequences:
- the LOC100653133 gene encoding golgin subfamily A member 6-like protein 1, translated to PCCPDGACDYRGNTFQLEDIIKHRKRDQYIEKLTKERDAPSLELYRNTITDEELKEKNAELQEKLRLVESEKSEIQLNVKDLKRKLERAQLLLPQQQLQVEADRLGKELQSVSAKLQAQVEENELWNLLNQQQEEKMWRQEEKIQEQEEKMCEQELKIREQEEKMWRQEEKMHEQEEKIREQEDKMWRQEEKIREQEEKIREQEEKMWRQEEKIREQDEKIQEQEEEMWRQEEKIREQEEKRQEKMWRQEKKMREQDEKIREQEEEMWRQEEKIRELEEMMQDQEEKLREVEEKMQEEEEKMQEQEEKIQRQEEKIQEQEEKTWRQEKLLKQEEKIWEQEEKMWRQEEKMWEQEEKMQEQEEKMQRQEEKMREQEVRLWQQEEKMQEQEVELKSQEAQSLQQQQDHYRGHLQQYVAAYQQLASGKEALPSCSSRKLRAKRWLRWPTNSCRRPS